One Falco naumanni isolate bFalNau1 chromosome 12, bFalNau1.pat, whole genome shotgun sequence genomic region harbors:
- the XPO1 gene encoding exportin-1 isoform X1: MPAIMTMLADHAARQLLDFNQKLDINLLDNVVNCLYHGEGAQQRMAQEVLTHLKEHPDAWTRVDTILEFSQNMNTKYYGLQILENVIKTRWKILPRNQCEGIKKYVVGLIIKTSSDPTCVEKEKVYIGKLNMILVQILKQEWPKHWPTFISDIVGASRTSESLCQNNMVILKLLSEEVFDFSSGQITQVKAKHLKDSMCNEFSQIFQLCQFVMENSQNAPLVHATLETLLRFLNWIPLGYIFETKLISTLIYKFLNVPMFRNVSLKCLTEIAGVSVSQYEEQFVTLFTLTMMQLKQMLPLNTNIRLAYSNGKDDEQNFIQNLSLFLCTFLKEHGQLIEKRLNLRETLMEALHYMLLVSEVEETEIFKICLEYWNHLAAELYRESPFSTSASPLLSGSQHFDVPPRRQLYLPVLSKVRLLMVSRMAKPEEVLVVENDQGEVVREFMKDTDSINLYKNMRETLVYLTHLDYADTERIMTEKLHNQVNGTEWSWKNLNTLCWAIGSISGAMHEEDEKRFLVTVIKDLLGLCEQKRGKDNKAIIASNIMYIVGQYPRFLRAHWKFLKTVVNKLFEFMHETHDGVQDMACDTFIKIAQKCRRHFVQVQVGEVMPFIDEILNNINTIICDLQPQQVHTFYEAVGYMIGAQTDQTVQEHLIEKYMLLPNQVWDSIIQQATKNVDILKDPETVKQLGSILKTNVRACKAVGHPFVIQLGRIYLDMLNVYKCLSENISAAIQANGEMVTKQPLIRSMRTVKRETLKLISGWVSRSSDPQMVAENFVPPLLDAVLIDYQRNVPAAREPEVLSTMAIIVNKLGGHITAEIPQIFDAVFECTLNMINKDFEEYPEHRTNFFLLLQAVNSHCFPAFLAIPPAQFKLVLDSIIWAFKHTMRNVADTGLQILYTLLQNVAQEETAAQSFYQTYFCDILQHIFSVVTDTSHTAGLTMHASILAYMFNLVEEGKISTPLNPGNPVNNQMFIQEYVANLLKSAFPHLQDAQVKLFVTGLFSLNQDIPAFKEHLRDFLVQIKEFAGEDTSDLFLEERETALRQAQEEKHKLQMSVPGILNPHEIPEEMCD, encoded by the exons GTATTAAAAAATACGTTGTCGGCCTAATTATCAAGACCTCATCTGATCCAACATGTGTAGAA aaagAGAAAGTCTATATTGGGAAACTGAATATGATTCTTGTTCAG ATACTGAAACAAGAATGGCCAAAGCACTGGCCAACTTTTATAAGTGATATTGTGGGAGCAAGCAGGACTAGTGAAAGCCTTTGTCAGAACAATATGGTGATCCTTAAACTATTGAGTGAAGAAGTGTTTGATTTTTCCAGTGGCCAGATTACTCAAGTAAAAGCCAAGCATTTGAAAGACAG cATGTGCAATGAATTCTCTCAGATATTTCAACTGTGTCAGTTTGTGATG GAAAACTCCCAAAATGCTCCCTTAGTTCACGCAACTTTGGAAACCTTGCTACGATTTCTGAACTGGATTCCTCTGGGATATATATTTGAGACCAAGTTAATCAGCACACTAATATACAAG TTCTTAAATGTTCCCATGTTTCGAAATGTCTCTTTGAAGTGCCTCACAGAGATTGCAGGTGTCAGTGTAAGCCAGTATGAAGAACAGTTTGTAACACTCTTTACCCTGACCATGATGCAGTTAAAACAG ATGCTTCCTCTAAATACCAATATCCGACTTGCATACTCAAATGGAAAAGATGATGAACAGAACTTCATTCAGAATCTCAGTTTGTTTCTCTGCACCTTCCTCAAGGAACATGGTCAACTTATAGAAAAGAGATTAAATCTGAGGGAAACATTAATGGAG GCTCTTCATTATATGTTATTGGTGTCAGAagttgaagaaacagaaattttcaagATTTGTCTTGAATATTGGAATCATTTAGCTGCTGAGCTGTACAGGGAAAGTCCATTTTCAACATCTGCTTCTCCATTGCTTTCGGGAAGTCAACACTTCGATGTTCCTCCAAGGAGGCAGCTTTATTTGCCTGTATTGTCCAAG GTTCGATTGCTAATGGTTAGTCGTATGGCTAAACCTGAAGAAGTCCTAGTTGTGGAAAATGACCAAGGGGAAGTAGTACGAGAATTCATGAAGGATACAGATTCCATAAACTTGTATAAAAATATGAGGGAAACATTGG TTTATCTTACACATCTGGACTATGCAGATACAGAACGAATTATGACTGAAAAACTTCACAATCAAGTGAATGGAACAGAATGGTCATGGAAAAATTTAAATACCCTGTGTTGGGCTATAGGCTCAATCAGTGGCGCAATGCATGAAGAAGATGAAAAGAGATTCCTTGTTACAGTAATTAAG GATCTTCTGGGACTCTGTGAACAAAAGCGTGGAAAAGACAATAAAGCCATTATTGCATCAAATATAATGTATATAGTAGGTCAATACCCACGGTTTTTGAGAGCTCACTGGAAGTTTTTGAAGACAGTAGTCAACAAGCTGTTTGAATTTATGCATG AAACCCATGATGGCGTCCAGGATATGGCTTGTGATACCTTCataaaaatagcacagaaatgCCGCCGACATTTTGTCCAGGTGCAAGTGGGAGAGGTCATGCCGTTTATTGATGAAATCTTGAACAATATTAATACAATTATCTGTGACCTTCAGCCCCAACAG GTGCATACATTTTATGAAGCAGTAGGGTATATGATTGGGGCACAGACAGACCAGACTGTGCAGGAGCATCTgatagaaaaatacatgttgCTACCGAATCAAGTGTGGGACAGCATAATTCAACAGGCAACAAAA aatgtTGATATTCTAAAGGATCCTGAAACAGTTAAGCAGCTTGGTAGTATTCTGAAAACCAATGTAAGAGCATGTAAAGCAGTTGGCCACCCCTTTGTGATTCAGCTTGGAAGAATTTATTTAGATATGCTGAATGTGTACAAGTGCCtaagtgaaaacatttctgcagctaTTCAGGCTAACG GTGAAATGGTAACAAAGCAGCCCTTGATTAGAAGTATGAGGACTGTAAAAAgggaaactttaaaattaatttctggctGGGTGAGCAGGTCCAGTGATCCTCAGATG GTGGCTGAAAACTTTGTTCCTCCCTTGTTGGATGCAGTTCTCATTGATTACCAGAGAAATGTTCCAGCTGCTAGAGAACCTGAAGTACTTAGTACTATGGCTATCATTGTCAACAAACTGGGTGGACACATTACTGCTGAAATACCTCAGATATTTGATGCTGTTTTTGAGTGCACATTAAACATGATCAACAAG GACTTTGAAGAATATCCTGAACACAGAACAAACTTCTTCTTGCTACTCCAGGCTGTAAATTCTCATTGCTTCCCAGCATTCCTGGCCATTCCACCCGCACAGTTCAAACTTGTTCTGGATTCTATTATTTGGGCTTTCAAACATACAATGAGAAACGTTGCAGATACAG GACTTCAGATACTTTATACTTTGCTTCAGAATGTTGCACAAGAAGAGACTGCTGCCCAGAGTTTTTATCAGACATACTTCTGTGATATCCTTCAGCATATTTTCTCAGTTGTAACGGACACCTCACACACTGCTG GTTTGACAATGCATGCATCAATCCTTGCATACATGTTCAACTTAgtagaagagggaaaaataagtaCTCCGTTAAACCCTGGAAATCCAGTGAACAACCAAATGTTTATTCAGGAGTATGTTGCTAATCTTCTCAAATCTGCATTTCCTCACCTGCAAGA TGCCCAGGTTAAGCTGTTTGTAACAGGACTCTTCAGTTTAAACCAGGATATTCCTGCCTTCAAGGAACACCTAAGGGATTTTCTGGTTCAAATCAAG GAATTTGCAGGTGAGGACACATCAGACTTATTCttggaggaaagagaaacagcCCTTCGGCAGGCTCAAGAGGAGAAGCATAAACTGCAGATGTCTGTACCTGGCATCCTTAATCCACATGAAATTCCTGAGGAGATGtgcgattaa
- the XPO1 gene encoding exportin-1 isoform X2 codes for MILVQILKQEWPKHWPTFISDIVGASRTSESLCQNNMVILKLLSEEVFDFSSGQITQVKAKHLKDSMCNEFSQIFQLCQFVMENSQNAPLVHATLETLLRFLNWIPLGYIFETKLISTLIYKFLNVPMFRNVSLKCLTEIAGVSVSQYEEQFVTLFTLTMMQLKQMLPLNTNIRLAYSNGKDDEQNFIQNLSLFLCTFLKEHGQLIEKRLNLRETLMEALHYMLLVSEVEETEIFKICLEYWNHLAAELYRESPFSTSASPLLSGSQHFDVPPRRQLYLPVLSKVRLLMVSRMAKPEEVLVVENDQGEVVREFMKDTDSINLYKNMRETLVYLTHLDYADTERIMTEKLHNQVNGTEWSWKNLNTLCWAIGSISGAMHEEDEKRFLVTVIKDLLGLCEQKRGKDNKAIIASNIMYIVGQYPRFLRAHWKFLKTVVNKLFEFMHETHDGVQDMACDTFIKIAQKCRRHFVQVQVGEVMPFIDEILNNINTIICDLQPQQVHTFYEAVGYMIGAQTDQTVQEHLIEKYMLLPNQVWDSIIQQATKNVDILKDPETVKQLGSILKTNVRACKAVGHPFVIQLGRIYLDMLNVYKCLSENISAAIQANGEMVTKQPLIRSMRTVKRETLKLISGWVSRSSDPQMVAENFVPPLLDAVLIDYQRNVPAAREPEVLSTMAIIVNKLGGHITAEIPQIFDAVFECTLNMINKDFEEYPEHRTNFFLLLQAVNSHCFPAFLAIPPAQFKLVLDSIIWAFKHTMRNVADTGLQILYTLLQNVAQEETAAQSFYQTYFCDILQHIFSVVTDTSHTAGLTMHASILAYMFNLVEEGKISTPLNPGNPVNNQMFIQEYVANLLKSAFPHLQDAQVKLFVTGLFSLNQDIPAFKEHLRDFLVQIKEFAGEDTSDLFLEERETALRQAQEEKHKLQMSVPGILNPHEIPEEMCD; via the exons ATGATTCTTGTTCAG ATACTGAAACAAGAATGGCCAAAGCACTGGCCAACTTTTATAAGTGATATTGTGGGAGCAAGCAGGACTAGTGAAAGCCTTTGTCAGAACAATATGGTGATCCTTAAACTATTGAGTGAAGAAGTGTTTGATTTTTCCAGTGGCCAGATTACTCAAGTAAAAGCCAAGCATTTGAAAGACAG cATGTGCAATGAATTCTCTCAGATATTTCAACTGTGTCAGTTTGTGATG GAAAACTCCCAAAATGCTCCCTTAGTTCACGCAACTTTGGAAACCTTGCTACGATTTCTGAACTGGATTCCTCTGGGATATATATTTGAGACCAAGTTAATCAGCACACTAATATACAAG TTCTTAAATGTTCCCATGTTTCGAAATGTCTCTTTGAAGTGCCTCACAGAGATTGCAGGTGTCAGTGTAAGCCAGTATGAAGAACAGTTTGTAACACTCTTTACCCTGACCATGATGCAGTTAAAACAG ATGCTTCCTCTAAATACCAATATCCGACTTGCATACTCAAATGGAAAAGATGATGAACAGAACTTCATTCAGAATCTCAGTTTGTTTCTCTGCACCTTCCTCAAGGAACATGGTCAACTTATAGAAAAGAGATTAAATCTGAGGGAAACATTAATGGAG GCTCTTCATTATATGTTATTGGTGTCAGAagttgaagaaacagaaattttcaagATTTGTCTTGAATATTGGAATCATTTAGCTGCTGAGCTGTACAGGGAAAGTCCATTTTCAACATCTGCTTCTCCATTGCTTTCGGGAAGTCAACACTTCGATGTTCCTCCAAGGAGGCAGCTTTATTTGCCTGTATTGTCCAAG GTTCGATTGCTAATGGTTAGTCGTATGGCTAAACCTGAAGAAGTCCTAGTTGTGGAAAATGACCAAGGGGAAGTAGTACGAGAATTCATGAAGGATACAGATTCCATAAACTTGTATAAAAATATGAGGGAAACATTGG TTTATCTTACACATCTGGACTATGCAGATACAGAACGAATTATGACTGAAAAACTTCACAATCAAGTGAATGGAACAGAATGGTCATGGAAAAATTTAAATACCCTGTGTTGGGCTATAGGCTCAATCAGTGGCGCAATGCATGAAGAAGATGAAAAGAGATTCCTTGTTACAGTAATTAAG GATCTTCTGGGACTCTGTGAACAAAAGCGTGGAAAAGACAATAAAGCCATTATTGCATCAAATATAATGTATATAGTAGGTCAATACCCACGGTTTTTGAGAGCTCACTGGAAGTTTTTGAAGACAGTAGTCAACAAGCTGTTTGAATTTATGCATG AAACCCATGATGGCGTCCAGGATATGGCTTGTGATACCTTCataaaaatagcacagaaatgCCGCCGACATTTTGTCCAGGTGCAAGTGGGAGAGGTCATGCCGTTTATTGATGAAATCTTGAACAATATTAATACAATTATCTGTGACCTTCAGCCCCAACAG GTGCATACATTTTATGAAGCAGTAGGGTATATGATTGGGGCACAGACAGACCAGACTGTGCAGGAGCATCTgatagaaaaatacatgttgCTACCGAATCAAGTGTGGGACAGCATAATTCAACAGGCAACAAAA aatgtTGATATTCTAAAGGATCCTGAAACAGTTAAGCAGCTTGGTAGTATTCTGAAAACCAATGTAAGAGCATGTAAAGCAGTTGGCCACCCCTTTGTGATTCAGCTTGGAAGAATTTATTTAGATATGCTGAATGTGTACAAGTGCCtaagtgaaaacatttctgcagctaTTCAGGCTAACG GTGAAATGGTAACAAAGCAGCCCTTGATTAGAAGTATGAGGACTGTAAAAAgggaaactttaaaattaatttctggctGGGTGAGCAGGTCCAGTGATCCTCAGATG GTGGCTGAAAACTTTGTTCCTCCCTTGTTGGATGCAGTTCTCATTGATTACCAGAGAAATGTTCCAGCTGCTAGAGAACCTGAAGTACTTAGTACTATGGCTATCATTGTCAACAAACTGGGTGGACACATTACTGCTGAAATACCTCAGATATTTGATGCTGTTTTTGAGTGCACATTAAACATGATCAACAAG GACTTTGAAGAATATCCTGAACACAGAACAAACTTCTTCTTGCTACTCCAGGCTGTAAATTCTCATTGCTTCCCAGCATTCCTGGCCATTCCACCCGCACAGTTCAAACTTGTTCTGGATTCTATTATTTGGGCTTTCAAACATACAATGAGAAACGTTGCAGATACAG GACTTCAGATACTTTATACTTTGCTTCAGAATGTTGCACAAGAAGAGACTGCTGCCCAGAGTTTTTATCAGACATACTTCTGTGATATCCTTCAGCATATTTTCTCAGTTGTAACGGACACCTCACACACTGCTG GTTTGACAATGCATGCATCAATCCTTGCATACATGTTCAACTTAgtagaagagggaaaaataagtaCTCCGTTAAACCCTGGAAATCCAGTGAACAACCAAATGTTTATTCAGGAGTATGTTGCTAATCTTCTCAAATCTGCATTTCCTCACCTGCAAGA TGCCCAGGTTAAGCTGTTTGTAACAGGACTCTTCAGTTTAAACCAGGATATTCCTGCCTTCAAGGAACACCTAAGGGATTTTCTGGTTCAAATCAAG GAATTTGCAGGTGAGGACACATCAGACTTATTCttggaggaaagagaaacagcCCTTCGGCAGGCTCAAGAGGAGAAGCATAAACTGCAGATGTCTGTACCTGGCATCCTTAATCCACATGAAATTCCTGAGGAGATGtgcgattaa